One Microbacter margulisiae genomic window carries:
- a CDS encoding MarC family protein, which yields MDLYLHSFLHLVFIGFVALFPVVNPIGTAFILNPYFSSLTLKERRKVVKRIVLYAFVLSVVTLLVGHWILELFGLTVPVIQLAGGIMICKIGWEFLSTDKPKDNNANAALSQQSNLTSIQDQLFYPITFPMTTGAGTIAVLFTLSANSEAKSLPLYLINSGALILSIIGICILIFFFYVNANRLINYMGSHSEKIVNRLSAFLIFCVGLQIAIQGIMHLIHG from the coding sequence ATGGATCTCTACCTGCATTCTTTTCTTCATCTCGTATTTATTGGTTTTGTGGCGCTTTTCCCTGTAGTCAACCCCATTGGGACAGCTTTTATCCTAAACCCTTACTTTTCCAGTTTAACCCTGAAAGAAAGGAGGAAAGTAGTGAAACGTATCGTGTTGTACGCATTCGTCCTCAGTGTGGTCACCTTGCTTGTGGGACATTGGATACTGGAGCTTTTCGGATTAACGGTGCCGGTAATCCAGTTAGCAGGGGGAATTATGATTTGTAAGATCGGGTGGGAATTTCTATCAACCGACAAGCCCAAAGATAATAATGCGAATGCGGCCCTGTCGCAACAATCAAACCTGACTTCCATCCAGGATCAACTCTTCTATCCAATCACCTTTCCCATGACAACGGGAGCAGGTACTATCGCTGTGCTATTTACACTGAGTGCCAATAGTGAAGCCAAGTCATTGCCCCTTTACCTCATCAACTCGGGAGCTTTGATCCTCTCCATCATCGGTATTTGCATTCTGATCTTTTTCTTTTACGTCAACGCAAACCGATTGATCAACTATATGGGTTCACACAGTGAAAAAATCGTTAACCGATTGAGCGCATTCCTGATTTTCTGCGTGGGTTTGCAAATTGCCATTCAGGGAATCATGCATCTTATCCACGGATAA
- a CDS encoding DUF2721 domain-containing protein: MQTVQIIEAMLAPGILISACGLFLLGMNNKYSLVVNRIRTLNEELRSLMIKSDKEPLPEKQATRLENIRMQIDKLYNRIHLVRNAVVSYSTAVGFFIATCLSIGVQFVFGETVVLSSISLVLFIVGLAFLLTGIIFAVKEVQKGFEIVGIEVEHDAH, encoded by the coding sequence ATGCAGACTGTTCAGATTATAGAAGCCATGTTAGCTCCCGGAATTCTTATTTCGGCATGCGGCCTGTTTTTATTGGGGATGAATAATAAGTATTCGCTGGTAGTTAACAGAATCCGGACGCTAAATGAAGAGTTGCGTTCTTTGATGATAAAGAGTGATAAAGAACCCTTACCTGAAAAGCAGGCTACGCGTCTGGAGAATATTCGCATGCAGATCGATAAGCTTTATAATCGCATTCATCTGGTGCGCAATGCAGTTGTTTCATATTCTACCGCAGTAGGCTTTTTTATAGCAACCTGCTTAAGTATTGGCGTGCAATTTGTTTTTGGAGAAACCGTTGTCCTTTCTTCAATTTCTCTTGTATTGTTTATTGTTGGGCTGGCGTTTTTATTAACGGGCATTATTTTTGCAGTAAAAGAAGTGCAAAAAGGGTTTGAGATTGTCGGGATTGAAGTAGAGCATGATGCACATTAA
- a CDS encoding adenylyltransferase/cytidyltransferase family protein: protein MPKKVFVTGCFDLLHSGHVAFFKEASSLGNLYVGIGSDHTIRELKGRETINSELERLYMVKSIRYVTDAWINSGSGIMDFVNELQTFRPDVFVVNEDGHSPQKESLCKQYNIEYVILKRIPDLNLPTRSTTSIRNSNASNLPYRIDLAGTWIDQPYVSKVHPGWAITLSLEPTIEFNERCGMSTSTRNALKKLWPYALPAMHPEKLAQLAFRYENEPGREEVSGAQDAIGICMPGLVRHYYNNDYWPEKIESCIDDSVLDWLEQHISLKLLWPRPQGLNLLKETYINKENVKALTDAAEGCWNAIIKKDLERFAYYFNRSFEAQVKLFPAMLPQNVKAIVEEYKPITLGQKLAGAGGGGYMILVHDKPLDDSIQITVRRHQMDI, encoded by the coding sequence ATGCCAAAGAAAGTTTTCGTAACGGGTTGTTTTGATCTATTGCATAGTGGACATGTGGCGTTCTTTAAAGAAGCTTCCTCTTTGGGAAATCTTTACGTAGGTATCGGCTCAGATCACACCATTCGCGAACTTAAAGGTAGAGAGACCATCAATAGTGAGCTGGAACGTCTTTATATGGTAAAATCAATCCGTTATGTAACAGATGCCTGGATTAATTCGGGATCTGGCATTATGGATTTTGTGAACGAACTGCAAACGTTTCGTCCTGACGTTTTTGTAGTTAATGAAGATGGACATTCTCCTCAAAAAGAATCTTTGTGCAAGCAGTATAACATAGAGTACGTAATTTTGAAGCGGATTCCCGATTTAAATTTGCCAACTAGAAGCACTACCTCTATTCGAAATTCCAATGCCAGTAATCTTCCTTATAGAATTGATTTAGCGGGTACATGGATAGACCAGCCTTATGTTTCTAAAGTTCATCCCGGCTGGGCTATTACTTTGTCCCTGGAACCCACGATTGAATTTAATGAGCGTTGTGGGATGAGTACTTCGACGCGCAATGCATTGAAAAAGCTATGGCCTTATGCATTACCTGCAATGCATCCGGAAAAATTAGCACAATTGGCATTTCGGTATGAGAACGAACCGGGGCGGGAAGAAGTTTCCGGTGCACAGGATGCCATCGGGATTTGTATGCCAGGCTTGGTACGTCATTATTACAACAATGACTATTGGCCGGAAAAGATAGAATCATGTATAGACGACTCGGTACTTGATTGGCTCGAACAGCATATATCGCTTAAGCTTCTTTGGCCGCGTCCTCAGGGTTTGAATCTATTAAAAGAGACCTATATTAATAAAGAAAATGTCAAAGCCTTGACAGACGCCGCCGAAGGATGCTGGAATGCAATTATCAAAAAAGATTTGGAAAGATTCGCATATTATTTCAACCGTTCGTTTGAAGCTCAGGTAAAACTATTTCCGGCTATGTTGCCTCAAAATGTAAAGGCAATAGTTGAAGAATATAAACCCATAACGCTGGGACAAAAATTAGCCGGTGCAGGTGGTGGAGGTTATATGATTCTGGTACATGACAAACCGCTGGATGACAGCATACAAATCACGGTACGGAGACATCAGATGGATATTTAA
- the secA gene encoding preprotein translocase subunit SecA, with protein MGFNEFLSKMFGNKSQRDLREILPVVEKVKEAYEVISKLSNDEVRRRTQAIREEIQTYVAEENNRIAELKATIESESLEKRDKIYDEIDKLEKKVLDKYEEILDKVLPEAFAIMKDTARRFYENDTIEVTATDADRLLATKTDFVRIEGDKAIYSNTWVAGGNTVKWDMVHYDVQLVGGVALHKGKIAEMATGEGKTLVATLPVFLNALAGRGVHVVTVNDYLAKRDSEWMGPLYMYQGLTVDCIDKHDPNSDPRRTAYQADITFGTNNEFGFDYLRDNMANSLLDVVQREHHYAIVDEVDSVLIDDARTPLIISGPVPKGDDQLFEELLPKVERLYEAQRAMINKLLADSRNLMKSNNDKQRQEGSLLLFRAHKGLPKNKALIKFLSEQGIKADMQKTETYYMQDNNREMYKVTDPLYFVIDERNNSVELTDKGIDLITGNTDDPHFFVLPNIGEQMAELERQHLSAEEKQMHKDELIADYSIKQERVHTIHQLLKAYTLFERDDEYVVINGQVKIVDEQTGRVMEGRRYSDGLHQALEAKERVKVEAATQTFATITLQNYFRMYHKLAGMTGTAETEAGELWDIYKLDVMVIPTNRSILRLDQNDRVYKTKREKYAAVIEEVNSLINAGRPVLVGTTSVEISELLSRMLTGRKITHNVLNAKQNQREAEIVAQAGQRGVVTIATNMAGRGTDIKLSQEVREAGGLAIVGTERHESRRVDRQLRGRAGRQGDPGSSVFYVSLEDDLMRLFGSERITGIMDRLGFKEGEMIEHGMISRSIEKAQMKVEENNFGIRKQLLEYDDVMNAQRTVIYKRRNHALNGERIEMDILTIVSETVYSVVEQTHSMLDYEGLQGEVMSLFAMELPFDEQEFRSMRQRDVVEILYSKALETFKRKMDKLAGIAYPVIKQVFETPNQTYQNILIPLSDGQRMYNIPVNLEDAYKTEGKEVVKAFEKAIVLLTIDDEWKEHLREMDDLRESVQNASYEQKDPLLVYKLESFTIFKDMIDRINRRITSILMRGQIPTREPEQLQQASQEKRSDYSHYKTRKDNIGNSEDPTQQDTREQQRQQPIHVEKKIGRNDPCPCGSGKKYKNCHGKDL; from the coding sequence ATGGGGTTTAATGAGTTTTTAAGTAAAATGTTTGGCAATAAATCGCAACGGGATTTGCGTGAAATATTGCCGGTTGTTGAAAAAGTAAAAGAGGCATACGAAGTCATTTCAAAATTATCCAATGATGAAGTACGGCGTCGTACACAAGCCATAAGAGAAGAGATTCAGACCTACGTGGCTGAAGAAAATAATCGGATTGCTGAGCTGAAAGCGACCATTGAAAGCGAATCGCTCGAAAAACGGGATAAGATTTACGACGAAATCGATAAACTGGAAAAGAAAGTTCTGGACAAATATGAAGAGATTTTGGATAAAGTTTTGCCGGAGGCTTTTGCGATAATGAAAGATACAGCCCGTCGTTTTTATGAAAATGATACCATTGAAGTGACGGCTACTGATGCAGATCGTTTGCTGGCTACAAAAACGGATTTTGTACGCATTGAAGGAGATAAGGCTATTTATTCCAATACCTGGGTTGCCGGAGGAAATACGGTGAAATGGGACATGGTGCATTACGATGTCCAGTTAGTCGGCGGCGTTGCATTGCATAAAGGGAAAATTGCTGAAATGGCTACCGGGGAAGGGAAGACCTTGGTTGCAACATTGCCTGTCTTTTTGAATGCTTTAGCCGGTCGCGGAGTACATGTGGTGACGGTGAACGATTATCTGGCAAAACGTGACTCGGAATGGATGGGGCCGCTTTACATGTACCAGGGTTTGACTGTAGATTGTATCGATAAACATGATCCAAACTCAGATCCGCGGAGAACTGCTTATCAGGCTGATATCACGTTTGGAACCAATAACGAGTTCGGTTTTGATTACTTGCGTGACAACATGGCCAATAGCCTGCTGGACGTTGTACAAAGGGAACATCATTATGCCATTGTCGATGAGGTCGATTCTGTGTTGATTGATGATGCACGTACCCCTTTGATTATTTCGGGTCCGGTACCCAAGGGAGATGATCAATTGTTTGAAGAATTGCTTCCTAAGGTAGAGCGTTTGTATGAGGCACAGCGTGCTATGATCAATAAACTTTTAGCTGACTCGCGTAATCTGATGAAATCGAATAATGACAAGCAACGCCAGGAAGGTTCTTTGTTGTTGTTTCGTGCTCACAAGGGGTTGCCTAAAAATAAAGCTTTAATCAAATTCTTAAGCGAACAAGGCATCAAGGCCGATATGCAAAAAACGGAAACCTACTATATGCAGGATAATAACCGTGAAATGTATAAAGTAACCGATCCGTTATATTTTGTCATTGATGAACGAAACAACAGCGTGGAGCTGACGGATAAGGGAATTGACCTGATTACGGGAAATACCGACGATCCACATTTCTTTGTTTTGCCGAACATCGGCGAACAAATGGCTGAACTTGAACGGCAACATCTTTCGGCAGAAGAAAAACAGATGCATAAAGATGAATTGATTGCCGATTACTCCATCAAACAGGAACGGGTGCACACCATCCACCAATTACTGAAAGCCTATACACTTTTTGAACGGGATGATGAATATGTAGTTATCAATGGACAGGTGAAAATCGTGGATGAACAGACCGGACGTGTAATGGAAGGCAGGCGTTATTCAGATGGATTGCATCAGGCATTGGAAGCTAAGGAACGGGTAAAAGTGGAAGCAGCTACACAGACTTTTGCTACTATCACGCTGCAAAATTACTTCCGTATGTATCATAAACTGGCTGGCATGACGGGTACGGCTGAAACGGAAGCTGGTGAGTTGTGGGATATTTATAAACTGGATGTGATGGTTATTCCAACCAATCGTTCTATTTTACGTCTCGATCAGAATGATCGTGTTTACAAAACGAAACGTGAAAAATATGCAGCTGTTATTGAGGAAGTAAATAGCTTGATCAATGCGGGGCGTCCTGTATTGGTTGGAACAACATCCGTAGAGATTTCAGAATTGCTTAGCCGGATGTTAACCGGGCGTAAAATTACGCATAACGTATTAAATGCAAAACAAAACCAACGTGAAGCCGAAATTGTTGCTCAAGCTGGACAACGAGGGGTAGTAACGATTGCTACCAATATGGCTGGTCGTGGAACAGATATAAAACTCTCGCAGGAAGTGAGAGAAGCTGGTGGATTAGCTATTGTTGGTACGGAAAGACATGAAAGCCGTCGCGTTGACCGTCAGTTACGTGGTCGTGCTGGCCGTCAGGGTGATCCGGGATCGTCTGTGTTTTATGTATCACTTGAAGATGATTTGATGCGCTTGTTCGGTTCGGAACGTATTACGGGCATTATGGATCGGTTGGGATTCAAAGAAGGAGAAATGATTGAGCATGGCATGATTTCCAGATCCATTGAGAAAGCCCAGATGAAGGTTGAAGAAAACAATTTCGGCATCCGGAAACAATTGCTGGAGTATGACGATGTCATGAATGCCCAACGGACGGTGATCTACAAGCGACGTAACCACGCCTTGAACGGAGAACGGATTGAAATGGATATTCTGACCATTGTTAGTGAAACCGTTTATTCTGTTGTTGAGCAAACACATTCCATGCTCGATTATGAAGGTTTGCAAGGCGAAGTGATGTCTTTGTTTGCCATGGAGCTGCCTTTTGACGAACAAGAGTTCCGTTCAATGCGTCAGCGTGATGTTGTCGAAATTTTATATAGTAAAGCTCTCGAGACTTTTAAGCGTAAAATGGACAAACTGGCAGGGATTGCTTATCCTGTCATCAAACAGGTTTTTGAAACGCCAAACCAAACGTATCAAAATATTCTTATTCCGCTTTCTGATGGTCAACGGATGTATAACATACCTGTTAATCTTGAAGATGCATACAAAACGGAAGGAAAAGAAGTCGTTAAGGCATTTGAAAAGGCTATCGTATTGTTGACTATAGATGACGAATGGAAGGAACATCTGCGCGAAATGGATGATCTGCGTGAATCAGTTCAGAATGCAAGCTACGAGCAAAAGGATCCATTGCTTGTCTATAAGCTGGAATCGTTTACCATTTTCAAAGATATGATCGATCGTATTAATCGTCGCATTACATCTATTTTAATGCGTGGACAAATTCCTACGCGAGAACCGGAACAATTGCAACAGGCATCACAGGAAAAACGATCAGATTACAGTCACTACAAAACTCGTAAAGATAATATTGGAAATTCGGAAGATCCAACACAACAAGATACCCGCGAACAACAACGCCAGCAACCGATTCATGTGGAGAAAAAAATCGGGCGCAACGATCCATGTCCATGCGGTAGCGGAAAGAAATACAAAAACTGTCATGGGAAAGATCTTTAA
- a CDS encoding mechanosensitive ion channel family protein yields the protein MNTANDTTPNTMLDLKAMIIMLTGFILFFFIYQFVYQRLRRFAQKTSNTWDDFVVELFRYPLLGFFIWIMIKLFTLVFLHDLAIFQYLSHINAILLIISIAWILMKGVKLGVYLLERKIDIRISNNLQARKNLTQIKVFKSISNAIIGIVAFALILMTFDQAKEIGKSLLTSAGIISVIVGFAAQKSIGMFLAGIQIAITQPIRLDDVVIVEGEWGKIEEISLTYVVVQIWDSRRLVLPITYFLETPFQNWTKTSADIMGTVFFYVGFDFPVQALRDFLPEILKNNANWDGKVVNVQVTNANERFKELRVLVSSTDASRNWDLRVEVREKVIDFIQKNYPHCFVKIQIKNDTPNPGQTVGETFQNPIF from the coding sequence ATGAACACAGCAAATGACACCACGCCCAATACTATGCTCGATCTGAAAGCAATGATCATTATGCTCACCGGATTTATTCTATTCTTCTTTATCTATCAATTTGTTTATCAACGATTAAGGCGATTTGCCCAGAAAACATCCAACACATGGGATGATTTTGTGGTAGAACTGTTCCGTTATCCATTGTTAGGATTCTTCATCTGGATAATGATCAAGCTGTTTACGTTGGTTTTTCTGCACGATCTGGCTATTTTCCAGTATCTGTCGCATATCAACGCTATCCTGCTTATTATATCAATTGCCTGGATACTAATGAAGGGAGTAAAATTGGGCGTTTACCTTCTGGAACGCAAAATAGATATCCGTATATCGAACAACCTGCAAGCCAGGAAAAACCTGACGCAAATAAAAGTATTCAAAAGCATCTCAAACGCCATTATAGGCATTGTTGCATTTGCCTTAATCCTGATGACGTTCGATCAGGCCAAAGAGATCGGGAAAAGCTTACTAACATCTGCCGGTATTATCAGTGTCATTGTGGGTTTTGCTGCACAAAAAAGTATTGGAATGTTTTTAGCAGGTATTCAGATCGCCATCACACAGCCTATCCGACTCGACGATGTTGTCATTGTGGAAGGAGAATGGGGAAAAATAGAAGAGATCTCTCTTACCTATGTCGTGGTACAAATTTGGGATTCGAGACGGCTTGTATTACCCATTACATATTTTCTGGAAACACCTTTTCAAAACTGGACAAAAACCAGTGCCGACATAATGGGAACTGTCTTCTTTTATGTCGGCTTCGATTTTCCTGTACAAGCGCTCCGGGATTTCCTTCCTGAGATTTTAAAAAACAATGCCAACTGGGATGGCAAGGTGGTAAATGTACAGGTGACCAATGCGAACGAACGATTCAAAGAGTTAAGGGTGCTGGTGAGCAGTACCGACGCATCAAGGAATTGGGATCTGCGTGTCGAGGTTCGGGAAAAAGTTATTGATTTCATCCAAAAGAACTATCCACACTGTTTTGTCAAAATTCAAATCAAAAATGACACTCCTAATCCGGGACAAACAGTCGGAGAGACATTCCAAAATCCAATTTTTTAG
- a CDS encoding NAD(P)/FAD-dependent oxidoreductase, whose protein sequence is MAKIVILGAGIAGHTAAAYLHHKLNKSHQITVVSPSAYYQWIPSNIWVGVGKMQMEQVRFNLNPLYDRWHIDFRQAKATAIYPEGYLQQADPSILIEYTSGDKQGQTDIISYDYLINATGPKLNFEATEGLGPKQYTYSVCSVDHATSTWEALQNVMARMEKGEKMKLVIGTGHPAATCQGAAFEYALNVAYEINKRGLSRFAEITWLTNEYELGDFGMGGAFIRRNGYITSAKVFSESILAEYGIRWITRAGVKKIEPNVIHYETLDGSFHTLDFDFAMLIPSFSGAGINAYNPVGELITDKLFAPSGFMKVDADYSGKPFEDWSVNDWPSTYQNPVYHNIFAAGIAFAPPHQISKPFKSTNGTIITPAPPRTGMPSGVIGKIVAQNLVDIIQTGEESFKHKASMGKMGAACIISAGFHLLKGNAATLTVYPIVPDWEKYPQWGRNINYTVGKAGLAGHWIKLFMHYMFLYKAKGKPFWWMLPE, encoded by the coding sequence ATGGCAAAAATTGTTATACTCGGAGCAGGCATTGCAGGACATACAGCCGCAGCTTATTTACATCATAAACTCAACAAATCACATCAGATTACAGTCGTAAGTCCTTCTGCATACTATCAGTGGATTCCTTCCAATATTTGGGTTGGCGTCGGAAAAATGCAGATGGAACAGGTGCGTTTCAATCTTAACCCACTATACGATCGCTGGCACATCGATTTCCGGCAGGCAAAAGCAACGGCAATATATCCGGAGGGATATCTCCAACAAGCCGATCCATCAATTCTTATCGAATATACGAGCGGTGACAAGCAAGGGCAAACCGACATAATCAGCTATGACTACCTGATTAATGCCACTGGACCAAAACTAAACTTTGAAGCGACAGAAGGTCTTGGCCCAAAACAATATACATATTCCGTCTGTTCCGTTGATCACGCCACTTCCACATGGGAGGCATTACAAAATGTTATGGCACGCATGGAAAAGGGCGAAAAAATGAAACTCGTCATTGGCACAGGCCATCCTGCTGCAACTTGTCAGGGAGCAGCTTTTGAATATGCACTCAATGTTGCCTACGAAATTAATAAACGGGGATTATCCAGGTTTGCAGAAATCACATGGTTGACTAATGAGTATGAGTTAGGCGATTTTGGAATGGGAGGAGCATTTATCCGTCGGAACGGATATATTACTTCTGCAAAAGTTTTCAGTGAATCCATTCTTGCCGAATATGGCATTCGATGGATCACGCGAGCCGGAGTCAAAAAAATTGAGCCCAATGTAATTCATTATGAGACGTTGGACGGCTCATTTCATACCCTGGACTTTGATTTTGCCATGCTCATTCCTTCTTTTAGCGGAGCTGGCATCAACGCATATAATCCGGTAGGAGAGCTGATCACCGATAAACTTTTTGCTCCGAGCGGGTTTATGAAAGTAGACGCAGATTATTCAGGAAAACCTTTCGAAGATTGGTCAGTTAACGATTGGCCTTCTACGTATCAAAATCCTGTATATCACAATATTTTTGCTGCAGGGATAGCCTTTGCTCCTCCACATCAAATTTCTAAACCATTTAAGTCAACCAATGGAACAATCATTACACCAGCGCCTCCCCGTACTGGCATGCCTTCCGGAGTAATTGGAAAAATCGTAGCACAAAACCTGGTTGACATTATTCAAACAGGGGAAGAATCCTTTAAGCATAAAGCTTCCATGGGCAAAATGGGGGCGGCATGTATTATTTCAGCAGGATTTCATCTGTTGAAGGGGAATGCTGCAACATTAACTGTATATCCGATTGTTCCCGATTGGGAAAAATATCCCCAATGGGGACGCAATATCAATTACACTGTTGGCAAAGCCGGTTTGGCTGGGCACTGGATAAAGCTTTTCATGCACTATATGTTCCTTTACAAAGCCAAGGGCAAACCATTTTGGTGGATGCTCCCCGAGTAA
- a CDS encoding mechanosensitive ion channel family protein, which translates to MRISGIFKRLQIATLCLSFSLVAFPLSGKEQSKAVKSDTSSVVLLDAYESKLALFEKQRVEDSVKRSQLETQLMSLKSADNAKKEVLQKQLLELQTKEKDRIAQKKAQIASLRLKVKGFPVAGLFNDTLFYVYSRLGSFSAKDRANAISERIRDLGSYFMFRADSLKVSPSETTVDISFGDKIILSVSENDALWNDTTQTGLAQKYQQIIANEVIKYHSETSFGMLAKQIGMALLVLIVVFTIIYFIRRGTKFLVMQIIQKENTLIKEIKIKGYVLFDAKRQIRILLRTVTILKWILILLVIYIALPIIFSIFPWTKGVSTLLFGYILNPVKHIAVAFWNYLPKLVTILVILFIFRYILKGLGFLKNEVEKGNLRLPGFYPDWANPTYQIIRMLILAFLVIVIFPYLPGSESPIFRGVSVFLGFLLTFGSSGSLSNIISGLVITYMRLFKIGDRVKIGDVVGDVIEKSLLVTRIRTIKNEIISIPNSTVMSSHSINYSSDAPDKGLILHTTVTIGYDVPWKDMHQALIDAALRTNLILKEPKPFVLQTSLDDFYVSYQINGYTKAPQQMMQIYSELHQNIQDVCNERGIEIMSPHYHAQRDGNLTSIPEQYWADDYEPPTFKVTMDQKGNIPTGKR; encoded by the coding sequence ATGAGAATATCCGGGATTTTCAAAAGGTTGCAGATTGCTACCCTCTGTTTATCTTTTTCACTGGTTGCCTTTCCGTTGTCAGGTAAGGAGCAATCCAAAGCGGTGAAGAGTGATACTTCAAGTGTTGTCCTGTTAGATGCTTATGAGTCGAAATTGGCATTGTTTGAAAAGCAAAGGGTTGAGGATTCCGTGAAACGAAGCCAGCTCGAAACGCAACTCATGTCGCTCAAGTCGGCTGACAATGCAAAAAAAGAGGTGTTGCAAAAACAGTTGCTTGAACTTCAAACGAAAGAAAAAGACCGGATAGCACAGAAAAAAGCACAGATAGCTTCTTTGCGGTTGAAGGTGAAAGGCTTTCCGGTAGCAGGTTTATTTAATGATACTCTGTTTTATGTATATAGCCGTCTGGGCAGTTTTTCGGCAAAAGATAGGGCAAATGCCATTTCAGAGCGCATCCGCGATCTTGGTTCCTATTTTATGTTCAGGGCTGATTCCCTGAAAGTTTCTCCTTCTGAAACAACCGTCGATATATCATTTGGTGACAAAATCATCCTGAGTGTGTCCGAGAATGATGCTCTGTGGAATGACACGACCCAGACGGGATTGGCGCAAAAATATCAGCAGATCATTGCCAATGAAGTTATAAAATATCATTCGGAGACCAGTTTTGGGATGCTTGCTAAACAGATTGGCATGGCTTTGCTTGTTCTCATTGTCGTTTTTACGATCATCTATTTTATCCGGAGGGGAACAAAGTTCTTGGTTATGCAGATTATCCAAAAAGAGAACACACTGATCAAAGAAATTAAGATTAAAGGCTATGTACTTTTTGATGCAAAACGGCAGATAAGAATATTGCTACGAACGGTAACTATACTGAAATGGATTCTTATCCTGCTGGTGATCTATATTGCATTGCCCATTATTTTCAGCATATTTCCCTGGACAAAAGGAGTTTCAACGCTGCTATTCGGGTATATTCTCAATCCGGTGAAACACATCGCGGTTGCTTTTTGGAATTACCTGCCCAAGCTGGTTACCATTCTTGTCATCCTCTTTATTTTCAGGTACATTCTTAAGGGACTCGGTTTCCTGAAGAACGAAGTGGAGAAAGGTAACTTACGTCTTCCCGGTTTTTATCCCGATTGGGCTAATCCTACCTACCAGATCATACGGATGTTGATATTGGCTTTTCTGGTGATCGTCATCTTTCCGTATCTTCCGGGGAGTGAATCTCCCATTTTTCGGGGAGTCTCCGTATTTTTAGGATTTCTTCTGACATTTGGTTCAAGTGGTTCGTTGTCCAATATTATTTCAGGATTGGTCATCACCTACATGCGATTGTTCAAAATAGGAGACAGGGTTAAGATTGGCGATGTGGTGGGTGATGTAATCGAAAAATCGTTGTTGGTCACCCGTATTCGGACCATCAAGAACGAGATTATTTCCATTCCGAACTCTACCGTGATGAGCAGCCATTCCATCAATTACAGCAGTGACGCTCCGGATAAGGGTTTGATTCTGCACACTACCGTTACGATTGGCTATGATGTCCCATGGAAAGATATGCACCAGGCTTTGATTGATGCAGCATTACGGACGAACCTTATCTTGAAGGAACCGAAACCATTTGTGCTGCAAACCAGTCTCGACGACTTTTATGTTTCCTATCAGATCAACGGTTACACCAAAGCTCCACAACAGATGATGCAGATTTATTCGGAGTTGCACCAAAATATTCAGGACGTGTGCAATGAACGGGGTATTGAAATCATGTCGCCACATTATCATGCGCAACGTGACGGGAATCTGACTTCTATTCCCGAACAATACTGGGCTGACGACTATGAACCTCCAACTTTTAAAGTCACAATGGATCAAAAGGGCAATATCCCTACCGGAAAACGGTAA